A region from the Citrobacter koseri ATCC BAA-895 genome encodes:
- the ldcC gene encoding lysine decarboxylase LdcC codes for MNIIAIMGPHGVFYKDEPIKELELALQSQGFQIIWPQNSVDLLKFIEHNPRICGVIFDWDEYSLDLCSDINQLNEYLPLYAFINTHSTMDVSVHDMRMALWFFEYALGQSEDIATRIRQYTNEYLDNITPPFTRALFTYVKEGKYTFCTPGHMAGTAYQKSPIGCLFYDFFGGNTLKADVSISVTELGSLLDHTGPHLEAEEYIARTFGAEQSYMVTNGTSTSNKIVGMYAAPSGSTLLIDRNCHKSLAHLLMMSDVVPLWLKPTRNALGILGGIPKREFTRESIEHKVSETAQAQWPVHAVITNSTYDGLLYNTNWIKQTLDVPSIHFDSAWVPYTHFHPIYQGKSGMSGERVPGKVIFETQSTHKMLAALSQASLIHIKGDYDEDTFNEAFMMHTSTSPSYPIVASIETAAAMLRGNPGKRLINRSVERALHFRKEVQRLREESEGWFFDIWQPEEVDEAECWPVAPGEEWHGFTDADADHMFLDPVKVTILTPGMDEQGNMSEEGIPAALVAKFLDERGVVVEKTGPYNLLFLFSIGIDKTRAMGLLRGLTEFKRAYDLNLRVKNMLPDLYAEDPDFYRNMRIQDLAQGIHKLIRQHDLSGLMLRAFDTLPEMKMTPHQAWQRQIKGEVETIAIDQLVGRISASMVLPYPPGVPLLMPGEMITEASRAVLDFLLMLCSIGHHYPGFETDIHGAKQDEDGVYRVRVLKTA; via the coding sequence ATGAATATCATTGCCATCATGGGGCCGCATGGCGTTTTTTATAAAGACGAACCCATCAAGGAACTTGAGCTTGCCCTACAGTCTCAGGGGTTTCAGATTATCTGGCCGCAAAATAGCGTCGACCTGCTGAAATTCATTGAACACAATCCGCGAATCTGTGGCGTCATTTTTGACTGGGATGAGTACAGCCTCGATTTGTGTAGCGATATCAACCAGCTAAATGAATACCTGCCGTTGTATGCGTTTATCAATACGCATTCGACGATGGATGTCAGCGTGCATGATATGCGTATGGCACTGTGGTTTTTTGAATACGCGCTCGGCCAGTCAGAAGATATTGCAACCCGCATCCGCCAGTATACGAATGAATACCTTGATAACATCACGCCGCCGTTCACCCGGGCGCTGTTTACCTATGTGAAGGAAGGGAAGTATACCTTCTGTACGCCGGGACATATGGCGGGAACCGCTTACCAGAAAAGCCCGATTGGCTGTCTGTTTTATGACTTCTTCGGAGGGAATACGCTAAAAGCGGATGTGTCTATTTCCGTGACCGAACTGGGTTCGCTGCTGGACCATACCGGGCCGCACCTGGAGGCGGAAGAGTATATTGCCCGCACCTTCGGCGCCGAGCAGAGTTATATGGTGACCAACGGCACCTCCACATCGAACAAAATTGTCGGCATGTACGCGGCGCCGTCGGGCAGCACGCTGCTGATTGACCGTAACTGCCATAAATCTCTCGCGCACCTGTTGATGATGAGCGATGTGGTGCCCCTCTGGCTGAAACCCACGCGCAACGCACTCGGTATTCTGGGGGGCATTCCTAAGCGTGAATTTACGCGTGAGAGTATTGAACATAAGGTTTCGGAGACGGCGCAGGCGCAGTGGCCGGTACATGCGGTTATCACCAACTCGACCTATGACGGCCTGCTGTACAACACCAACTGGATTAAACAAACGCTGGATGTCCCTTCGATCCATTTCGACTCGGCCTGGGTGCCCTATACCCATTTTCACCCGATTTATCAGGGGAAAAGCGGGATGAGCGGCGAGCGGGTGCCGGGAAAAGTCATCTTCGAAACGCAGTCGACGCATAAAATGCTGGCGGCGCTGTCTCAGGCATCGCTTATTCACATTAAAGGGGATTACGATGAAGATACCTTTAATGAAGCGTTTATGATGCACACCTCAACATCGCCAAGCTACCCCATCGTGGCGTCGATTGAGACGGCTGCGGCAATGCTGCGTGGCAATCCGGGTAAACGATTGATCAATCGCTCCGTGGAGCGGGCGCTTCATTTTCGCAAAGAGGTACAGCGGCTGCGCGAAGAGTCGGAAGGCTGGTTCTTTGATATCTGGCAACCGGAAGAGGTGGATGAAGCGGAATGCTGGCCCGTTGCGCCCGGCGAGGAGTGGCACGGTTTTACCGATGCGGATGCCGACCATATGTTTCTCGATCCGGTGAAAGTCACCATTTTGACGCCCGGTATGGATGAGCAGGGTAACATGAGCGAGGAGGGGATCCCCGCCGCGCTGGTGGCGAAGTTCCTTGATGAGCGCGGCGTGGTGGTAGAAAAAACCGGGCCTTATAACCTGCTGTTCCTGTTCAGTATTGGTATTGATAAAACCCGGGCGATGGGATTGCTGCGCGGCCTGACGGAGTTTAAACGCGCTTACGATCTTAATCTGCGCGTTAAAAATATGCTGCCGGATCTGTACGCCGAAGATCCCGATTTTTATCGTAATATGCGGATTCAGGATCTGGCGCAGGGTATCCATAAACTGATCCGCCAGCACGATCTTTCCGGGTTGATGCTACGGGCGTTCGACACATTGCCCGAAATGAAAATGACGCCGCATCAGGCCTGGCAGAGGCAGATAAAAGGCGAAGTGGAGACTATCGCGATTGATCAACTGGTGGGGCGTATTTCCGCCAGTATGGTGCTGCCGTATCCGCCTGGCGTGCCGTTGCTGATGCCGGGGGAGATGATCACCGAAGCGAGCCGTGCGGTACTCGATTTTCTGCTGATGCTGTGTTCCATCGGCCACCATTACCCTGGCTTTGAGACCGATATTCATGGCGCAAAACAGGATGAGGATGGCGTTTACCGAGTGAGAGTCTTAAAAACGGCATGA
- the lpxB gene encoding lipid-A-disaccharide synthase yields MAEQRPLTIALVAGETSGDILGAGLIRALKARVPNARFVGVAGPRMQAEGCEAWYEMEELAVMGIVEVLGRLRRLLHIRADLTRRFTELQPDVFVGIDAPDFNITLEGNLKKQGIKTIHYVSPSVWAWRQKRVFKIGRSTNMVLAFLPFEKAFYDKFNVPCRFIGHTMADAMPLDPDKNAARDVLGISHDAHCLALLPGSRGAEVEMLSADFLKTAQLLRQTYPDLEVVVPLVNAKRREQFERIKAEVAPELSVHLLDGMGREAMVASDAALLASGTAALECMLAKCPMVVGYRMKPFTFWLAKRLVKTDYVSLPNLLAGRELVKELLQEECEPHALAEALLPLLANGKTSHAMHDTFRELHQQIRCNADEQAADAVLELAQ; encoded by the coding sequence ATGGCGGAACAGCGTCCCTTAACGATAGCCCTGGTCGCCGGAGAAACCTCCGGCGATATTCTTGGTGCAGGCTTAATTCGCGCGCTGAAGGCGCGCGTGCCCAACGCGCGTTTCGTCGGCGTGGCGGGGCCGCGTATGCAGGCTGAGGGCTGCGAAGCCTGGTATGAGATGGAAGAGCTGGCGGTAATGGGCATTGTTGAAGTGCTTGGTCGCCTGCGTCGCTTATTGCATATTCGTGCCGATTTGACCCGCCGCTTTACCGAGCTTCAGCCGGATGTTTTTGTCGGCATTGATGCGCCGGACTTCAATATTACCCTTGAAGGCAACCTGAAAAAGCAGGGTATAAAAACCATCCATTATGTCAGTCCGTCCGTCTGGGCGTGGCGACAGAAACGCGTTTTCAAAATAGGCAGATCCACCAATATGGTGCTGGCTTTTCTGCCTTTCGAAAAAGCGTTTTACGACAAGTTTAACGTGCCATGCCGTTTTATCGGGCATACGATGGCGGACGCTATGCCGCTGGACCCGGATAAAAACGCCGCGCGTGATGTGCTGGGAATCTCGCATGATGCACACTGCCTGGCGCTACTGCCCGGTAGCCGTGGCGCGGAAGTGGAGATGCTGAGCGCGGACTTCCTGAAAACCGCGCAGCTGCTGCGTCAGACCTATCCTGACCTTGAAGTTGTCGTACCGCTGGTGAACGCCAAACGCCGCGAGCAGTTTGAGCGCATTAAAGCTGAGGTTGCGCCGGAGCTTTCCGTGCATCTGCTCGACGGAATGGGACGTGAAGCGATGGTGGCCAGCGACGCCGCATTGCTGGCGTCTGGTACGGCGGCGCTGGAGTGTATGCTGGCGAAATGCCCGATGGTGGTGGGGTATCGGATGAAACCCTTTACCTTCTGGCTGGCGAAGCGCCTGGTAAAGACCGATTATGTTTCGCTGCCTAATCTGCTGGCGGGAAGAGAATTAGTCAAAGAGCTGTTGCAGGAAGAGTGTGAGCCGCATGCGCTTGCAGAGGCCTTGCTGCCGCTGCTGGCGAATGGCAAAACCAGCCATGCGATGCATGACACCTTCCGCGAGTTGCACCAGCAAATCCGTTGCAATGCCGATGAGCAAGCGGCGGACGCTGTCCTGGAGTTAGCACAATGA
- the accA gene encoding acetyl-CoA carboxylase carboxyl transferase subunit alpha produces the protein MSLNFLDFEQPIAELEAKIDSLTAVSRQDEKLDINIDEEVHRLREKSVELTRKIFADLGAWQVAQLARHPQRPYTLDYVRLAFDEFDELAGDRAYADDKAIVGGIARLDGRPVMIIGHQKGRETKEKIRRNFGMPAPEGYRKALRLMEMAERFNMPIITFIDTPGAYPGVGAEERGQSEAIARNLREMSRLSVPVICTVIGEGGSGGALAIGVGDKVNMLQYSTYSVISPEGCASILWKSADKAPLAAEAMGIIAPRLKELKLIDSIIQEPLGGAHRNPEAMAASLKAQLLADLADLDVLSKDDLKNRRYQRLMSYGYA, from the coding sequence ATGAGTCTGAATTTCCTTGATTTTGAACAGCCGATTGCAGAGCTGGAAGCGAAAATCGATTCTCTGACAGCGGTAAGCCGCCAGGACGAGAAACTGGATATTAATATCGATGAAGAAGTGCATCGTCTGCGTGAAAAAAGCGTAGAACTGACGCGCAAAATCTTTGCCGATCTTGGCGCATGGCAGGTTGCTCAACTGGCGCGCCATCCGCAACGTCCATACACCCTGGATTATGTTCGCCTGGCGTTTGATGAATTTGACGAACTGGCGGGCGATCGCGCCTATGCGGATGATAAAGCTATCGTCGGCGGCATCGCGCGTCTGGATGGTCGTCCAGTGATGATTATTGGTCATCAGAAAGGCCGTGAAACGAAAGAGAAAATCCGTCGTAACTTCGGCATGCCGGCACCTGAAGGGTATCGCAAAGCGCTGCGTCTGATGGAAATGGCTGAGCGTTTCAACATGCCGATCATTACCTTTATCGACACCCCTGGCGCTTACCCTGGCGTGGGCGCGGAAGAACGCGGTCAGTCTGAAGCGATCGCCCGTAACCTGCGTGAAATGTCACGCCTGAGCGTACCGGTGATTTGTACCGTTATTGGCGAAGGGGGTTCCGGCGGCGCGCTGGCGATTGGCGTGGGCGATAAAGTGAATATGTTGCAGTACAGCACCTATTCCGTTATCTCCCCGGAAGGCTGTGCGTCCATTCTGTGGAAAAGCGCGGACAAAGCGCCGCTGGCCGCCGAAGCGATGGGTATTATCGCGCCGCGCCTGAAAGAGCTGAAGCTGATTGATTCCATCATTCAGGAACCGCTGGGTGGCGCGCACCGTAACCCGGAAGCGATGGCGGCTTCTCTGAAAGCGCAACTGCTGGCCGATCTCGCCGATCTCGACGTGTTGAGCAAAGACGATTTGAAAAACCGTCGTTATCAGCGCCTGATGAGCTACGGCTACGCGTAA
- the dnaE gene encoding DNA polymerase III subunit alpha, with product MSEPRFVHLRVHSDYSMIDGLAKTGPLVKKAAALGMPALAITDFTNLCGLVKFYGTGHGAGIKPIVGADFHVRGTPLGDELCQLTVLAANNTGYQNLTLLISKAYQRGYGAEGPVIDREWLTELKDGLILLSGGRMGDVGRSLLRGNSALVDECVAFYEEHFSDRYYLELIRTGRQDEETYLHAAVELAETRGLPVVATNDVRFINSEDFDAHEIRVAIHDGFTLDDPKRPRNYSPQQYMRSEDEMCELFSDIPEALENSVEIAKRCNVTVRLGEYFLPQFPTGDMTTEDFLVKKSKEGLEERLEFLFPDEAVRKEKRPPYDERLDIELQVINQMGFPGYFLIVMEFIQWSKDNGVPVGPGRGSGAGSLVAYALKITDLDPLEFDLLFERFLNPERVSMPDFDVDFCMEKRDQVIEHVADMYGRDAVSQIITFGTMAAKAVIRDVGRVLGHPYGFVDRISKLVPPDPGMTLAKAFEAEPQLPEIYEADEEVKALIDMARKLEGVTRNAGKHAGGVVIAPTKITDFAPLYCDEAGQHPVTQFDKNDVEYAGLVKFDFLGLRTLTIINWALEMINARREKNGEPPLDIAAIPLDDKKSFDMLQRSETTAVFQLESRGMKDLIKRLQPDCFEDMIALVALFRPGPLQSGMVDNFIDRKHGREEISYPDVQWQHESLKPVLEPTYGIILYQEQVMQIAQVLSGYTLGGADMLRRAMGKKKPEEMAKQRSVFEEGARKNGIDGELAIKIFDLVEKFAGYGFNKSHSAAYALVSYQTLWLKAHYPAEFMAAVMTADMDNTEKVVGLVDECWRMGLKILPPDINSGLYHFHVNDDGEIVYGIGAIKGVGEGPIEAIIEARNKDGYFRELFDLCARTDTKKLNRRVLEKLIMSGAFDRLGPHRAALMNSLGDALKAADQHAKAEAIGQADMFGVLAEEPEQIEQSYASCQPWPEQVVLDGERETLGLYLTGHPINQYLKEIERYVGGYRLKDMHPTERGKVTTAAGLVIAARVMVTKRGNRIGICTLDDRSGRLEVMLFTDALDKYQQLLEKDRILIVSGQVSFDDFSGGLKMMAREVMDIDEAREKYARGLAISLTDRQIDDQLLNRLRQSLEPHRSGTIPVHLYYQRADARARLRFGATWRVSPSDRLLNDLRGLIGSEQVELEFD from the coding sequence ATGTCTGAACCACGTTTCGTCCACCTGCGGGTGCACAGCGACTACTCCATGATCGATGGGCTGGCGAAAACCGGGCCGCTGGTAAAAAAGGCGGCCGCGTTAGGCATGCCTGCGCTGGCGATCACCGATTTTACCAACCTTTGCGGTCTGGTGAAGTTCTACGGAACGGGCCACGGCGCAGGGATTAAGCCCATTGTCGGCGCTGATTTCCATGTTCGCGGCACTCCGCTGGGAGATGAACTTTGCCAGTTGACCGTGCTGGCGGCAAATAATACGGGCTATCAGAATCTTACTCTGTTGATCTCAAAAGCCTATCAGCGTGGCTACGGCGCAGAAGGGCCGGTGATCGACAGGGAATGGCTGACTGAATTAAAAGACGGTCTGATTTTGCTTTCCGGTGGCCGGATGGGCGATGTGGGCCGCAGTTTGTTGCGCGGCAACAGTGCGCTGGTGGACGAATGCGTCGCCTTCTATGAAGAACATTTCTCCGACCGCTACTATCTGGAGCTGATCCGCACGGGTCGGCAGGATGAGGAAACGTATCTGCATGCGGCGGTTGAGCTGGCGGAAACGCGTGGCTTGCCGGTTGTCGCAACGAATGATGTCCGCTTTATTAACAGCGAGGACTTTGACGCGCACGAAATCCGCGTGGCTATTCACGATGGTTTTACGCTCGACGATCCTAAACGCCCGCGTAACTATTCGCCGCAGCAATATATGCGTAGCGAAGACGAGATGTGCGAACTGTTCTCCGACATCCCGGAAGCGCTGGAAAACAGCGTTGAGATAGCCAAACGCTGTAACGTGACCGTCCGTCTGGGCGAATACTTCCTGCCGCAGTTTCCGACGGGCGACATGACCACCGAAGACTTCCTGGTCAAGAAATCGAAAGAGGGTCTGGAAGAACGTCTCGAATTCCTGTTCCCTGACGAAGCGGTGCGTAAAGAGAAGCGTCCCCCCTATGACGAACGTCTGGACATTGAACTTCAGGTTATTAACCAGATGGGGTTCCCTGGCTACTTCCTCATCGTGATGGAGTTTATCCAGTGGTCGAAAGATAACGGCGTACCGGTAGGGCCGGGGCGCGGTTCCGGTGCGGGGTCGCTGGTGGCCTATGCGCTGAAAATTACCGACCTTGATCCGCTGGAATTCGACCTGCTGTTCGAACGTTTCCTTAACCCGGAACGTGTCTCCATGCCTGACTTCGACGTTGACTTCTGCATGGAGAAACGCGACCAGGTTATCGAACACGTAGCGGACATGTACGGCCGCGATGCGGTATCTCAGATTATTACCTTCGGTACGATGGCGGCGAAAGCGGTTATCCGCGATGTGGGGCGCGTGCTGGGGCACCCATATGGTTTCGTGGATCGTATCTCGAAACTGGTGCCGCCTGACCCGGGCATGACGCTGGCGAAAGCGTTTGAGGCGGAACCGCAACTGCCGGAAATTTACGAGGCGGATGAGGAAGTTAAAGCGCTGATCGATATGGCGCGCAAGCTGGAAGGCGTCACGCGTAACGCCGGTAAGCACGCCGGTGGCGTGGTTATCGCGCCGACTAAAATCACCGATTTTGCGCCGCTGTACTGTGATGAGGCCGGTCAGCACCCGGTAACGCAGTTTGATAAAAACGACGTGGAATACGCCGGGCTGGTCAAATTCGACTTCCTGGGGCTGCGCACGCTCACCATCATTAACTGGGCGCTGGAGATGATCAACGCCCGCCGCGAGAAGAATGGCGAACCGCCGTTGGATATCGCGGCGATCCCGCTGGATGACAAGAAAAGTTTCGACATGCTGCAACGCTCGGAAACCACGGCGGTCTTCCAGCTTGAATCCCGTGGCATGAAAGATCTGATTAAGCGTCTGCAACCTGACTGCTTCGAAGATATGATCGCGCTGGTGGCGTTGTTCCGCCCCGGCCCGTTGCAGTCGGGCATGGTGGATAACTTCATCGACCGTAAGCATGGCCGTGAAGAGATTTCCTATCCAGACGTGCAATGGCAGCATGAAAGCCTGAAACCCGTACTGGAGCCGACCTACGGCATCATCCTGTACCAGGAACAGGTTATGCAGATTGCCCAGGTGCTTTCCGGTTACACCCTTGGCGGCGCGGATATGCTGCGTCGTGCGATGGGTAAGAAAAAGCCGGAAGAGATGGCGAAACAACGTTCCGTCTTTGAAGAGGGCGCCAGAAAGAACGGCATCGACGGCGAGCTGGCGATAAAAATCTTCGACCTGGTGGAAAAGTTCGCCGGGTACGGGTTTAACAAATCGCACTCCGCCGCCTATGCGCTGGTGTCTTACCAGACGCTGTGGCTGAAAGCGCACTACCCGGCAGAGTTTATGGCGGCGGTAATGACCGCCGATATGGACAACACCGAAAAAGTGGTCGGTCTGGTGGATGAATGCTGGCGCATGGGGCTTAAAATCCTGCCGCCGGATATCAACTCAGGGCTGTATCACTTCCACGTTAACGACGACGGCGAAATTGTTTACGGCATCGGCGCGATCAAAGGCGTGGGTGAAGGCCCGATTGAAGCTATCATCGAGGCGCGCAATAAAGACGGTTACTTCCGCGAGCTGTTTGATTTATGCGCCCGCACGGACACGAAAAAGCTCAACCGCCGGGTACTGGAAAAACTGATCATGTCCGGGGCGTTTGACCGCCTTGGGCCGCACCGCGCCGCGCTGATGAACTCGCTGGGCGACGCGCTGAAAGCCGCCGATCAGCATGCCAAAGCGGAAGCGATTGGGCAGGCGGATATGTTTGGCGTACTGGCGGAAGAGCCGGAACAAATTGAACAATCCTATGCCAGCTGCCAGCCGTGGCCGGAACAGGTGGTGCTGGACGGGGAACGTGAAACGTTGGGGCTTTACCTGACGGGACACCCTATCAATCAGTATTTAAAAGAAATTGAGCGCTATGTCGGAGGCTACCGGCTGAAAGACATGCATCCGACAGAACGTGGTAAAGTCACCACGGCTGCGGGGCTCGTGATTGCTGCAAGGGTTATGGTCACCAAGCGCGGCAATCGTATCGGCATCTGTACGCTGGATGACCGCTCTGGACGTCTGGAGGTTATGCTGTTTACCGACGCTCTGGATAAATATCAGCAATTGCTGGAAAAAGACCGCATACTTATCGTCAGCGGACAGGTCAGCTTTGATGACTTCAGCGGCGGGCTTAAAATGATGGCCCGTGAAGTCATGGATATTGACGAAGCCCGGGAAAAATATGCTCGCGGGCTTGCTATCTCGCTGACGGACAGGCAAATTGATGACCAGCTTTTAAACCGACTCCGTCAGTCTCTGGAACCCCACCGCTCGGGGACAATTCCAGTACATCTCTACTATCAGAGGGCGGATGCACGCGCGCGGTTGCGTTTTGGCGCGACGTGGCGTGTCTCTCCGAGCGATCGTTTGCTAAACGATCTCCGTGGCCTCATTGGTTCGGAGCAGGTGGAACTGGAGTTTGACTAA
- the rnhB gene encoding ribonuclease HII, translated as MIEFVYPHTQLVAGVDEVGRGPLVGAVVTAAVILDPARPIVGLNDSKKLSEKRRLALYDEIKEKALSWSLGRAEPHEIDELNILHATMLAMQRAVAGLHIAPEYVLIDGNRCPALPVPSMAVVKGDSRVAEISAASIIAKVTRDAEMAALDGIFPQYGFAQHKGYPTAFHLAALAEHGATEHHRRSFAPVKRALGLAS; from the coding sequence ATGATCGAATTTGTTTATCCGCATACGCAGTTGGTCGCGGGTGTGGATGAGGTTGGACGCGGCCCGCTGGTCGGCGCGGTGGTGACGGCCGCTGTGATCCTCGATCCGGCTCGCCCAATCGTGGGTCTCAATGATTCCAAGAAGCTCTCAGAAAAGCGCCGTCTGGCGCTGTATGATGAAATCAAAGAAAAAGCGTTAAGCTGGAGTCTGGGACGCGCGGAACCTCATGAAATTGATGAACTAAATATTTTGCACGCCACGATGCTGGCGATGCAGCGCGCTGTTGCCGGTTTGCATATTGCGCCGGAATATGTGCTGATTGACGGCAACCGCTGTCCGGCACTGCCCGTGCCCTCTATGGCGGTGGTGAAAGGCGACAGCCGTGTGGCCGAGATCAGCGCGGCATCTATTATTGCGAAAGTGACGCGCGATGCCGAAATGGCGGCGCTGGACGGTATTTTCCCACAGTATGGTTTTGCCCAGCACAAAGGGTATCCGACCGCTTTTCATCTGGCGGCGCTTGCTGAACATGGTGCGACGGAGCATCATCGACGTAGTTTTGCTCCTGTCAAACGCGCCCTGGGACTCGCGTCCTGA
- a CDS encoding VOC family protein, which produces MLGLKQVHHIAIIATDYAASKTFYCDVLGFTLLSEAYREERDSWKGDLALNGQYVIELFSFPFPPARPSRPEACGLRHLAFSVEDVDKAVAHLEANNVKCEPVRVDPFTNKRFTFFNDPDGLPLELYEQ; this is translated from the coding sequence ATGCTGGGATTAAAACAGGTTCACCATATTGCGATTATTGCGACGGATTATGCGGCGAGCAAAACGTTTTATTGTGACGTACTGGGCTTCACGCTGTTGAGTGAAGCGTACCGGGAAGAACGTGATTCCTGGAAAGGCGACCTGGCGTTAAACGGGCAATATGTGATTGAGCTTTTTTCTTTTCCCTTCCCGCCTGCGCGACCGAGCCGACCGGAGGCCTGCGGTCTGCGGCATCTGGCGTTCAGCGTGGAAGACGTAGACAAAGCGGTAGCGCATCTGGAGGCGAACAACGTTAAATGCGAGCCGGTTCGCGTTGACCCGTTTACGAATAAACGTTTTACCTTTTTCAACGATCCAGACGGACTGCCGCTCGAACTGTATGAGCAGTAA
- the fabZ gene encoding 3-hydroxyacyl-ACP dehydratase FabZ — protein sequence MTTNTHTLHIEEILELLPHRFPFLLVDRVLDFEEGRFLRAVKNVSVNEPFFQGHFPGKPIFPGVLILEAMAQATGILAFKSVGKLEPGELYYFAGIDEARFKRPVVPGDQMIMEVTFEKTRRGLTRFKGVALVDGKVVCEATMMCARSREA from the coding sequence TTGACTACTAACACTCATACTCTGCATATTGAAGAGATTTTAGAACTTCTGCCGCACCGTTTTCCGTTTTTGCTGGTTGACCGTGTGCTGGACTTTGAAGAAGGTCGTTTTCTGCGCGCAGTGAAGAATGTCTCCGTAAATGAGCCTTTCTTCCAGGGCCATTTCCCGGGTAAACCGATTTTTCCGGGTGTGCTGATTCTGGAAGCGATGGCGCAGGCAACAGGGATTCTGGCGTTTAAAAGCGTTGGAAAACTGGAGCCGGGTGAACTGTATTACTTCGCGGGTATTGACGAAGCGCGCTTTAAGCGTCCTGTCGTGCCTGGCGATCAGATGATCATGGAAGTGACTTTCGAGAAAACGCGCCGTGGCCTGACCCGCTTTAAAGGGGTTGCTCTGGTCGATGGCAAAGTCGTGTGCGAAGCAACCATGATGTGTGCTCGTAGCCGGGAGGCCTGA
- the lpxA gene encoding acyl-ACP--UDP-N-acetylglucosamine O-acyltransferase has protein sequence MIDKSAFIHPTAIVEDGACIGANVHIGPFCIVGPHVEIGEGTVLKSHVVVNGHTKIGRDNEIYQFASIGEVNQDLKYAGEPTRVEIGDRNRIRESVTIHRGTVQGGGLTKVGSDNLLMINAHVAHDCTVGNRCILANNATLAGHVSLDDFVIIGGMTAVHQFCTIGAHVMVGGCSGVAQDVPPYVIAQGNHATPFGVNIEGLKRRGFTREAITAIRNAYKALYRSGKTLDEAKPEIAELAKQYPEVQLFSDFFARSTRGLIR, from the coding sequence GTGATTGATAAATCCGCCTTTATTCATCCAACCGCCATTGTGGAAGACGGCGCCTGTATTGGCGCTAATGTTCATATTGGTCCTTTTTGTATTGTTGGACCCCATGTCGAAATTGGTGAGGGTACCGTACTGAAGTCTCACGTTGTCGTGAATGGCCATACAAAAATTGGTCGCGATAACGAGATTTATCAGTTCGCCTCCATCGGTGAAGTAAACCAGGATCTGAAATATGCTGGCGAACCGACCCGTGTGGAAATTGGCGATCGTAACCGCATTCGCGAAAGCGTCACCATTCATCGTGGCACAGTGCAGGGTGGTGGGTTGACGAAGGTGGGCAGCGATAACTTACTGATGATCAATGCCCATGTGGCGCACGATTGTACAGTAGGCAACCGCTGTATTCTGGCCAATAACGCTACGCTTGCGGGCCACGTTTCGCTGGATGATTTTGTCATCATCGGCGGCATGACCGCAGTGCACCAGTTCTGCACCATTGGCGCACATGTGATGGTTGGCGGCTGTTCTGGCGTTGCTCAGGACGTTCCGCCGTACGTTATTGCTCAGGGCAATCACGCGACGCCGTTTGGCGTTAACATCGAAGGGCTGAAGCGTCGCGGTTTCACCCGCGAAGCGATCACCGCGATCCGCAACGCTTACAAAGCGTTGTACCGCAGCGGCAAAACGCTGGATGAAGCTAAACCGGAAATTGCCGAACTGGCGAAGCAGTACCCGGAAGTGCAACTCTTTAGCGATTTCTTTGCCCGCTCAACGCGCGGTCTGATTCGTTAA